A genomic window from Bacteroidales bacterium includes:
- a CDS encoding helix-turn-helix domain-containing protein, which produces MENYEFDLAYELVENTGKSLFLTGKAGTGKTTFLKYVANKSKKKLIIVAPTGVAAINAGGVTIHSMFNLPLLSFIPSNDFVDPNIAINRNELIKHFHYSKEKLNVLVKLELMIIDEVSMVRADMLDAVDIALQFARRNKKPFGGVQVLFIGDMFQLPPVIKDETKEILDKYYKSPYFFDSLVLTENPPVSIELLKVYRQEDENFINILNKIRHQEYDKEAFDMLHLRYNPTFEPKENGYIYLTTHNATVDRINQTQLEKIKSRAYFFDAEISGDFRENMYPNDKRIILKVGAQVMFIRNDMGVSKKYFNGKMATVTYLTDDIIKVKFENESDDYIVGKVEWENKQYFVDKETNEIKDDVMGIFCQYPIRLAWAATIHKSQGLTFDKAIIDAGRSFAPGQVYVALSRCRTLEGITLKSRINQDVIFSDDAINSFQDELWNLSAIQEIIEKEKLPYSLEKIYKAINMQNLIYGFMEWNKVIAEKKIPDREKVFELCKNISDSLSELSDVEQKFVKRLKEMYDSHEKKEITWQQIEDRCVKGIEYFVKLLNEKVLFPFEQHGESIKKAKKIKGYLKIVTGLKAETTGKIKQLKELYLLEKKLYTSKPEDEQKNIVKTKEETEKEKLSTYDITFALLEEGKSIEEVAEERHMATGTIYSHVSKLILEEKIIAAKYIEQERLDTILNIIKQQEKPSLKAIKESLDETFSYGEINIASAEFYRTKS; this is translated from the coding sequence GTGGAAAATTACGAATTCGATTTAGCTTATGAATTGGTTGAGAACACCGGCAAATCTCTTTTTCTTACAGGGAAAGCAGGTACGGGAAAAACTACATTTTTAAAATACGTTGCAAATAAATCAAAAAAGAAATTAATTATTGTAGCACCAACCGGTGTTGCTGCCATTAATGCAGGTGGAGTTACCATTCATTCAATGTTTAATTTGCCTTTGCTGAGTTTCATCCCATCAAATGATTTTGTTGACCCGAATATAGCAATTAACAGAAATGAATTAATAAAACATTTTCATTACAGCAAAGAAAAACTCAATGTGCTTGTTAAATTGGAATTGATGATTATTGATGAGGTAAGCATGGTAAGAGCCGACATGCTCGATGCCGTTGATATTGCGTTGCAATTTGCAAGAAGAAACAAAAAGCCATTTGGCGGAGTTCAGGTTCTTTTTATTGGCGATATGTTTCAATTGCCGCCTGTTATTAAGGATGAAACAAAAGAAATTCTGGATAAATATTATAAGAGTCCTTACTTTTTCGATAGTTTGGTTTTAACCGAGAATCCTCCTGTAAGCATTGAATTGCTTAAAGTTTACAGGCAGGAAGATGAAAATTTCATCAATATATTAAATAAAATCAGACATCAGGAATACGATAAAGAAGCATTTGATATGCTGCATTTAAGGTACAATCCAACATTTGAACCCAAAGAGAACGGTTATATTTATTTAACAACTCACAATGCCACTGTTGACCGCATTAATCAAACTCAACTCGAAAAAATAAAATCACGAGCATATTTTTTTGATGCCGAAATTTCAGGTGATTTCAGAGAAAATATGTATCCGAATGACAAAAGAATTATTTTAAAAGTCGGGGCACAAGTAATGTTTATTAGAAACGACATGGGTGTTTCAAAAAAATATTTTAATGGGAAAATGGCAACCGTAACATATTTAACTGACGATATTATAAAAGTTAAATTTGAAAATGAAAGTGATGATTATATTGTAGGAAAAGTTGAATGGGAAAATAAACAATACTTTGTTGATAAAGAAACAAACGAAATAAAAGATGATGTTATGGGAATTTTTTGTCAATATCCTATTCGTTTGGCATGGGCTGCAACCATTCATAAAAGTCAGGGCTTAACTTTCGACAAGGCAATAATTGATGCCGGACGTTCATTTGCACCCGGTCAGGTTTACGTTGCTTTAAGCCGTTGCAGAACGTTGGAGGGAATTACTTTAAAATCAAGAATAAATCAGGATGTAATATTTTCCGATGATGCAATAAATTCATTTCAGGATGAATTGTGGAATTTGAGTGCGATACAAGAAATTATTGAGAAAGAAAAATTGCCATATAGCTTGGAAAAAATATATAAAGCTATTAATATGCAAAATCTGATTTATGGTTTTATGGAGTGGAACAAAGTAATTGCCGAGAAAAAAATTCCCGATAGAGAAAAGGTGTTTGAATTATGTAAAAACATCAGTGATTCGTTAAGCGAATTAAGTGATGTCGAACAAAAGTTTGTTAAGCGATTGAAAGAAATGTATGACAGCCATGAAAAAAAAGAAATTACATGGCAGCAAATTGAAGATAGATGTGTGAAAGGAATAGAATATTTTGTAAAATTATTAAATGAAAAAGTTTTATTTCCATTTGAACAGCACGGGGAATCAATAAAGAAAGCAAAAAAAATAAAAGGATATCTGAAAATTGTAACAGGACTTAAAGCGGAAACAACAGGAAAAATAAAACAATTAAAAGAACTTTATCTTTTAGAGAAAAAATTATACACTTCAAAACCTGAAGATGAACAAAAAAATATTGTCAAAACCAAAGAAGAAACTGAAAAAGAAAAACTATCAACTTACGACATAACATTTGCTTTATTGGAAGAAGGCAAAAGCATTGAAGAAGTTGCGGAAGAAAGACACATGGCAACGGGAACCATATATTCTCATGTTTCAAAATTAATATTGGAAGAAAAAATAATTGCTGCGAAATATATTGAGCAGGAACGCCTTGATACAATTTTGAATATCATAAAACAACAGGAAAAACCATCGTTGAAAGCTATTAAGGAAAGTTTGGATGAAACTTTTTCTTATGGAGAAATAAATATTGCAAGTGCTGAATTTTACAGAACAAAATCGTAA
- a CDS encoding ABC-F family ATP-binding cassette domain-containing protein, with the protein MLTYLQVENLTRTYREKVLFENISFVVNQYQKIALIATNGSGKTTLLNVIASIDSADSGTVKLTKDIVVAYLKQEPVLNSENNIFDEVYSSSNNITKTIANYEKAILSNNKNEIQIASEKMDLHNAWEYENRIKQILDKLKISNLKQNISELSGGQCKRIALAKILITEPEFLILDEPTNHLDMEMIEWLEEFLSKSNLTLLMVTHDRYFLDRVCNEIIELDNGSVFRYNGNYSFFIEKQAERYYNLNKETAQARNLLKKEQEWMRKMPKARTTKAKYRIDSFYELKSKAENKIQNNKIKINIQSSRMGNKIIKLEDICYNWGELKILNGLTYNFNKNEKIGIVGKNGTGKSTFLDIISGDLKPASGRIEIGETIKFGYYKQEGITFNEDTKVIDVVNEIAEVIDMGNGSIVTAAQFLNYFMFPYSMHYNSISRLSGGEKRRLYLVTVLMRNPNFLILDEPTNDLDILTLNVLEDYLTSFKGCVVVVTHDRYFIDKIVDHLFVFEGNGVVKDFPGNYFAYRDYCEQLKQNAAAINKNENTKSEIPKIKNKAKLTFKEKIEIEALEKEIEILENEKKIIELAFSLGNSTNEQLTTDTIRYNEIQKQLEEKSNRWLELSEKT; encoded by the coding sequence ATGCTGACTTATTTACAGGTTGAAAATCTTACCAGAACATACAGAGAAAAAGTTTTATTTGAAAATATATCTTTTGTTGTTAATCAATATCAAAAAATAGCGTTAATTGCAACAAACGGTTCAGGTAAAACAACTTTACTTAATGTTATTGCAAGCATTGACAGCGCCGATTCCGGAACCGTGAAGCTTACCAAAGATATAGTTGTTGCTTATTTAAAACAAGAACCCGTTTTAAATTCCGAAAATAATATATTCGATGAAGTATATTCATCTTCAAATAATATTACCAAAACTATTGCAAATTATGAAAAAGCAATTTTAAGCAATAATAAAAACGAAATACAAATTGCTTCAGAAAAAATGGATTTGCACAATGCATGGGAATATGAAAACCGCATTAAACAAATTTTAGATAAGCTTAAAATTTCTAACTTAAAACAAAACATAAGCGAGCTTTCGGGCGGACAGTGTAAGCGCATTGCATTAGCAAAAATATTGATTACCGAACCGGAGTTTCTGATTCTTGATGAACCGACAAATCATCTCGATATGGAAATGATAGAATGGCTCGAAGAATTTCTTTCAAAATCAAACTTAACTTTGCTAATGGTTACCCACGACCGATATTTCTTAGACAGGGTTTGCAACGAAATTATTGAATTAGACAATGGCTCCGTTTTTAGATATAATGGGAATTATTCTTTTTTTATTGAAAAGCAGGCAGAGAGATATTATAACTTAAATAAGGAAACTGCCCAAGCCCGCAATTTATTGAAAAAAGAACAGGAATGGATGCGCAAAATGCCAAAGGCACGAACCACAAAAGCAAAATACAGAATCGATAGTTTTTATGAATTAAAATCAAAAGCAGAAAATAAAATTCAGAATAATAAAATTAAAATAAATATTCAGAGTTCAAGAATGGGTAATAAAATTATTAAACTTGAAGATATTTGTTATAATTGGGGTGAACTCAAAATATTGAACGGCTTGACATATAACTTTAATAAAAACGAAAAGATAGGAATTGTTGGAAAAAATGGAACAGGAAAATCTACTTTTTTAGATATTATTTCAGGAGATTTAAAACCCGCTTCAGGCAGAATTGAAATAGGAGAAACCATTAAATTCGGTTATTATAAACAGGAAGGTATAACTTTTAATGAGGATACAAAAGTAATTGATGTAGTAAACGAAATTGCAGAAGTTATTGATATGGGAAACGGCAGTATTGTTACCGCAGCACAATTCCTGAATTATTTTATGTTTCCTTATTCAATGCATTATAATTCTATCAGCAGATTAAGCGGAGGAGAGAAACGAAGATTATATTTAGTAACTGTTTTGATGCGAAATCCCAACTTTCTTATTCTTGATGAACCGACAAACGACCTCGATATATTAACATTAAATGTTTTGGAAGATTACCTTACCTCTTTTAAAGGATGCGTTGTTGTAGTTACTCACGACAGATATTTTATTGACAAAATAGTTGACCATTTATTTGTTTTCGAAGGAAATGGTGTGGTTAAAGATTTTCCGGGAAATTATTTTGCATACAGAGATTATTGTGAGCAGCTCAAACAAAATGCAGCAGCAATAAATAAAAACGAAAATACAAAAAGCGAAATTCCTAAAATAAAAAATAAAGCAAAACTCACATTTAAAGAAAAAATTGAAATTGAAGCATTAGAAAAAGAAATTGAAATTTTAGAGAATGAAAAAAAAATTATCGAGTTAGCTTTTAGTTTGGGAAATAGCACTAATGAACAATTAACTACAGATACTATTCGTTACAACGAAATACAAAAACAACTTGAAGAAAAATCAAATCGCTGGCTTGAGTTGAGTGAAAAGACGTAA
- the fusA gene encoding elongation factor G, with protein sequence MPLNKLRNIGIAAHIDAGKTTLTERILFFTGVTRKTGEVHNGEATMDFMKQEQERGITIASAAITCIWKNSQINLIDTPGHVDFTIEVERSLRVIDGMIAVFCAVGGVEPQSETVWSQADRYKVPRIAFVNKMDRTGADFFDVVSMMNKNLDAKAIPFQIPIGEEENFNGFIDVLERKAYIFSENESYANEVPIEYKEKCEEIRSLIVEKLGDYDEEIMELFINEKDIPAELLRKAARVTTLKLMITPVFCGAAYKNKGIKQLLDAVVDYLPSPVDVGAVIGIDVDDPEKTRSRNPSIKEPFAALAFKVINDPFVGQQNFIRIYSGILKGGMQVLNSTKDKHERIGRFFKIHAKDRVEIYEAGPGDIVALVGMKYTKTGDTLCDSEHKLHLESIHVPPSVIELKITPAEQKDKSKLGESLHKLTNEDPSFCVRYDEETCETIIAGMGELHLEILIDRLKHEFGVDVVVGEPSVSYRETITQEIECEYKHAKQSGGKGQFAQTEMRIEPNMGKGYEFIDKIKGGAIPAEYVTSVNKGIMKTLEAGVLAGFPVVDVKVTLIDGKYHPVDSSDMAFQLCASKCFKRGFLKANPILLEPIMKIEINTPDEHIGDISGNLNKRRGRIEAMRRFRKGAQKLNGFVPLMEMFGYATQLRNISSGRANYSMEFFNYLPIPKSVQDEVIEKIEKKKEK encoded by the coding sequence ATGCCACTGAATAAATTAAGAAACATTGGAATTGCTGCTCATATCGACGCAGGCAAAACAACATTAACAGAAAGAATATTATTTTTTACAGGGGTTACAAGAAAAACCGGAGAAGTTCACAACGGAGAAGCAACCATGGATTTCATGAAACAGGAACAGGAGAGAGGTATTACCATTGCTTCGGCTGCAATTACATGTATATGGAAAAATTCGCAAATTAATTTAATTGACACTCCGGGACATGTTGATTTCACAATTGAAGTAGAAAGGTCGTTGAGAGTTATTGATGGAATGATAGCTGTGTTTTGCGCAGTTGGAGGAGTTGAGCCACAATCGGAAACAGTATGGAGTCAGGCAGACAGATATAAAGTTCCGCGTATTGCTTTTGTAAATAAAATGGATAGAACAGGTGCTGATTTTTTTGATGTGGTTTCAATGATGAATAAAAATCTTGATGCTAAAGCTATTCCTTTTCAAATACCAATAGGCGAAGAAGAAAATTTTAATGGTTTTATAGATGTCCTCGAACGAAAAGCATATATATTTTCCGAAAACGAATCTTATGCAAACGAAGTTCCAATAGAATATAAAGAAAAATGCGAAGAAATAAGGTCATTAATAGTTGAGAAACTTGGCGACTACGATGAAGAAATAATGGAGCTTTTTATTAACGAAAAAGATATTCCCGCTGAATTGCTCAGAAAAGCTGCAAGAGTTACAACTCTTAAACTTATGATAACACCCGTATTTTGCGGAGCGGCATATAAAAACAAAGGAATTAAGCAATTGCTTGATGCAGTTGTTGACTATTTGCCTTCACCTGTTGATGTGGGAGCTGTTATCGGAATTGATGTTGATGACCCCGAAAAAACACGCTCGCGTAATCCTTCTATAAAAGAACCTTTTGCTGCACTTGCTTTTAAAGTAATAAATGACCCGTTTGTTGGTCAGCAAAATTTCATAAGAATATATTCGGGTATTCTTAAAGGTGGCATGCAGGTTTTGAATTCCACAAAAGATAAACACGAAAGAATTGGAAGATTTTTTAAAATACATGCAAAAGACAGAGTGGAGATATATGAAGCCGGACCCGGTGATATTGTTGCACTCGTTGGAATGAAATATACTAAAACAGGCGATACTTTGTGTGATAGCGAACATAAATTGCATTTAGAATCAATACATGTACCACCTTCTGTTATTGAACTTAAAATAACTCCGGCAGAACAAAAAGATAAAAGTAAACTTGGAGAATCATTGCATAAACTAACAAATGAAGACCCATCTTTCTGCGTAAGATATGATGAAGAAACGTGTGAAACAATAATTGCAGGAATGGGTGAGTTACATCTGGAAATATTAATTGACCGGCTTAAACATGAATTTGGCGTTGATGTTGTTGTTGGCGAACCGTCAGTTTCGTACAGGGAAACAATAACTCAGGAAATAGAATGTGAATATAAACATGCAAAACAATCAGGTGGTAAAGGACAATTTGCTCAAACAGAAATGCGCATAGAACCTAATATGGGAAAAGGATATGAGTTCATTGATAAAATAAAGGGAGGAGCAATACCGGCAGAATATGTTACTTCTGTTAATAAAGGAATCATGAAAACTTTAGAAGCAGGGGTTCTTGCCGGCTTTCCTGTTGTTGATGTTAAAGTTACATTGATTGATGGAAAGTATCATCCGGTTGATTCATCTGACATGGCTTTTCAGCTTTGTGCTTCCAAATGTTTTAAACGTGGTTTTTTAAAAGCAAATCCAATACTTCTTGAGCCAATAATGAAAATAGAAATTAATACTCCCGATGAACACATAGGCGATATATCCGGAAATCTAAACAAACGAAGAGGCAGAATTGAAGCAATGCGAAGATTTAGAAAAGGTGCACAAAAATTAAATGGTTTCGTTCCTCTTATGGAAATGTTCGGATATGCAACACAGTTGCGAAATATTTCGAGCGGAAGAGCAAACTATTCAATGGAATTTTTTAATTATTTGCCTATACCAAAATCCGTACAAGATGAAGTTATAGAGAAAATTGAGAAAAAAAAGGAAAAGTAA
- the cydB gene encoding cytochrome d ubiquinol oxidase subunit II translates to MSLYQLQQYWWIIISLLSGIFVFLMFVQGGQTFMKTLPQNEEEKKILINSLGRKWELTFTTLVMFGGAMFAAFPLFYATSFSGAYWLWLLILFCFIIQAVSYEFRIKKGNFLGHKIYEGFLLINGCFGSFLIGIVVATFFNGSGFSLNQNNIVHWQSSMQGLESIFNVFNLCLGASVLWLTRLLGLMYFINNIENEKILEKAFRKLKFNTVLFLLFFLAFIFQLYLLKGYETDSQFSIVFLEKNKYFHNLVQMPLIGFLFLTGIVLVISGLAISIFKKYKNGIWFSGIGTILTVFALVAITGLNHTAFYPSNFDLQSSLTIANSSSSKYTLAVMGYVTLIIPIVLIYIWYVWKKMDSKSISGDEIKENSDTY, encoded by the coding sequence ATGTCTTTGTACCAACTACAGCAATACTGGTGGATAATAATTTCTTTGCTTAGCGGTATTTTTGTTTTTTTAATGTTTGTACAGGGAGGTCAAACATTTATGAAAACTCTTCCGCAAAACGAAGAAGAAAAAAAAATATTGATTAATTCACTCGGCAGAAAATGGGAATTAACTTTCACTACATTGGTAATGTTTGGCGGTGCTATGTTTGCTGCGTTTCCATTATTCTATGCAACAAGTTTTTCGGGAGCATACTGGCTATGGCTGCTGATTTTATTTTGTTTTATAATACAAGCTGTTTCTTATGAATTCAGAATAAAAAAAGGAAATTTTCTCGGACATAAAATATATGAAGGTTTTTTATTAATCAACGGATGCTTTGGAAGTTTTCTTATCGGAATTGTTGTTGCAACTTTTTTCAATGGCTCGGGATTTTCTCTTAATCAAAATAATATAGTACATTGGCAAAGCAGCATGCAGGGACTCGAATCAATTTTTAATGTTTTTAATTTGTGTTTGGGAGCAAGTGTTTTATGGTTAACCCGCTTGCTCGGTTTGATGTATTTTATAAATAATATTGAAAATGAAAAAATATTAGAAAAAGCTTTTAGAAAGCTTAAATTTAATACGGTTTTGTTTTTATTGTTTTTTCTTGCATTTATTTTTCAATTATATTTATTAAAAGGGTATGAAACGGACAGCCAGTTCTCCATTGTGTTTCTCGAAAAAAATAAATATTTTCACAATCTTGTTCAAATGCCTTTAATTGGCTTTTTATTTTTAACCGGAATTGTTTTGGTAATATCCGGGCTTGCAATTTCAATATTTAAAAAGTATAAAAATGGAATCTGGTTTTCGGGTATAGGAACAATTTTAACTGTGTTTGCATTAGTTGCTATCACAGGGTTAAATCATACTGCTTTTTATCCGTCGAACTTCGATTTGCAAAGCTCATTGACAATCGCAAACAGTTCATCAAGCAAATATACTCTTGCTGTAATGGGTTATGTAACTCTTATAATTCCGATTGTCCTGATATATATATGGTATGTCTGGAAAAAAATGGATTCAAAAAGTATTAGTGGTGATGAAATAAAAGAAAATTCTGATACGTATTAA
- a CDS encoding Tex family protein produces MAQKHVEIISKQLNLSKEHVNKTIELFEGGATIPFISRYRKEQTGSMDEVTVAAVKNLMEKLIEIDKRRETIINSIEEQGKMTDELKQKLTESYVLSELEDIYLPYKQKRKTKASIAKEKGLEPLAIAIMNQLEKDINSFAGKFINDKVETIEEALQGARDIIAELINEDLKARDSIRRLFINEAKIYSKVIKGKETDGVKFIDYFDYNELLKSCPSHRYMAMCRGNEDEILRVSVEPEEEKAIKILENIFIKSSNECSKHLKKAITDSYKRLLYPSIENEIKAITKEKADDEAIIVFTENLRQLLLAPPLGQKRVLAIDPGFRTGCKVVCLDAQGTLMHNATIYPHPPQKETGAAAAKINQLVNAYKIDAIAIGNGTAGRETETFIKKVKFERDIKVFVVSENGASVYSASSVAREEFPEYDVTVRGSVSIGRRLMDPLAELVKIDAKSIGVGQYQHDVDQTKLKNSLDQVVTLCVNKVGVNLNTASKQLLTYVSGLGSVLAQNIIDYKKEKGVFKSRKELMKVARMGDKAFEQCAGFLRIPDAKNLLDNSAVHPERYKLVEKMASDLNTTVDVLLKDDAVRSKIDINKYVSDEIGLPTLRDIIQELAKPGRDPRETIKVFEFNPNVHSVKDLVVGMTLPGIVTNITRFGCFVDVGVHQDGLVHISQLADKFVSDPNEIVKLHQHVKVKVLEVDEERKRIQLSMKI; encoded by the coding sequence ATGGCTCAGAAACATGTTGAAATAATATCAAAACAATTAAACCTAAGTAAAGAACACGTAAATAAAACTATTGAATTGTTCGAAGGCGGAGCAACTATACCATTTATCAGCAGGTATAGAAAAGAACAAACCGGAAGCATGGATGAGGTTACGGTTGCGGCAGTTAAAAACTTAATGGAAAAACTTATTGAAATTGATAAACGTCGTGAAACCATTATTAATTCAATAGAAGAACAAGGAAAGATGACTGATGAGTTAAAACAGAAATTAACTGAAAGTTATGTTTTATCGGAGCTTGAAGATATTTATCTGCCATATAAACAAAAACGTAAAACCAAAGCAAGTATAGCGAAAGAAAAAGGACTTGAGCCTTTGGCAATTGCTATTATGAATCAATTAGAGAAAGATATAAATTCTTTTGCCGGAAAATTCATTAATGATAAAGTTGAAACTATTGAAGAAGCATTGCAAGGAGCCAGAGATATAATTGCCGAATTGATAAATGAAGATTTAAAAGCAAGAGATTCTATTCGCAGGTTGTTTATTAATGAAGCAAAAATATATTCGAAAGTAATTAAAGGTAAAGAAACAGATGGTGTTAAATTTATAGATTATTTTGATTACAACGAATTGCTTAAAAGTTGTCCATCGCACAGATATATGGCTATGTGCAGAGGAAATGAAGATGAAATACTAAGAGTTTCGGTTGAACCGGAAGAAGAAAAAGCTATTAAAATATTAGAAAATATTTTTATTAAATCTTCAAATGAATGTTCAAAACATTTGAAGAAAGCAATTACAGATTCATATAAACGACTTTTATATCCATCAATAGAAAATGAAATTAAAGCAATAACAAAAGAAAAAGCAGATGATGAAGCAATAATCGTATTTACCGAAAATCTTCGTCAGTTGTTGCTTGCACCGCCTTTGGGGCAAAAGAGAGTTCTGGCAATTGACCCTGGATTTAGAACAGGTTGCAAAGTTGTATGCTTAGATGCACAAGGAACATTGATGCACAACGCAACCATATATCCTCATCCACCGCAAAAAGAAACAGGAGCTGCCGCAGCAAAAATAAATCAACTTGTGAATGCATATAAAATAGATGCAATCGCAATTGGCAACGGCACAGCAGGTCGCGAAACAGAAACATTTATAAAGAAAGTGAAATTTGAACGCGACATAAAAGTTTTTGTTGTAAGCGAGAATGGCGCATCTGTTTATTCCGCCTCGTCGGTTGCCAGAGAAGAATTTCCTGAGTATGATGTAACCGTTAGGGGCTCTGTTTCTATTGGAAGAAGATTGATGGACCCGTTGGCTGAACTTGTTAAAATAGATGCTAAGTCAATAGGTGTGGGGCAATATCAACATGATGTTGACCAAACAAAACTTAAAAATAGTTTGGACCAGGTTGTAACGCTTTGTGTTAACAAGGTTGGTGTTAATTTGAATACTGCCAGCAAACAACTGCTGACTTATGTTTCGGGTTTAGGATCGGTTTTGGCTCAAAATATAATTGATTATAAAAAAGAAAAAGGAGTTTTTAAATCGAGAAAAGAACTTATGAAAGTTGCCCGTATGGGCGATAAGGCATTTGAGCAATGTGCCGGTTTTCTTCGCATTCCCGATGCCAAAAATTTATTGGATAATAGTGCCGTTCATCCCGAAAGATATAAATTGGTTGAGAAAATGGCATCTGACCTTAATACAACTGTTGATGTTCTTTTGAAAGATGATGCTGTTCGTTCAAAAATAGATATTAATAAATATGTTTCTGATGAAATTGGTTTGCCAACACTTCGGGATATTATTCAGGAGCTTGCAAAACCCGGAAGAGACCCGCGTGAAACCATTAAGGTGTTTGAATTTAATCCAAATGTTCATTCGGTTAAAGACCTCGTTGTTGGCATGACATTGCCCGGAATTGTTACAAACATAACTCGTTTCGGTTGTTTTGTTGATGTCGGTGTTCATCAGGACGGTCTTGTTCATATTTCACAACTTGCAGATAAATTTGTTTCCGACCCGAATGAAATTGTAAAATTGCATCAGCATGTTAAAGTAAAAGTTTTAGAAGTTGATGAGGAAAGAAAGAGAATACAATTGTCTATGAAAATTTAA
- a CDS encoding cytochrome ubiquinol oxidase subunit I, producing MASIDLSLADWSRAQFALTAIYHWLFVPLTLGLSVIMALMETIYIRTKNPEWKRITKFWMSLFTVNFAIGIATGLILEFEFGTNWSNFAWFVGDIFGAPLAIEGLAAFFLEATFFVVMFFGWNKVSRKFHLLSTWLVAIGSNLSAFWILVANAWMQYPVGTKFNMDTARNEMQNFWDVAFSPVANVKFIHTVTSAFVLASVFVIGVSAWYLLRKREFFLAKKSIYIGAVFGLLSSLILAFTGDKSAQHVAKYQPMKLAAVEGLYHGQKGAGLVAIGILNPKKRFDNNENEFLFMLRFPKLLSLLSFHDKNSFIPGVNDLINGNIENRIIPAKEKIIQGKNAVLALANYKYAAKKNDTDLMSIYKNEFYENYKNIGYGYVDEVKYLVPNIPFVFYSFHFMVYLGVYFMLFFAFIIYLSYKKNFEKQKLLLRVAVWSIPLAYIASMLGWLVAEVGRQPWVIQDIMTTNAATSNIPVKSVQITFVIFAIIFTILFIANIKILTNLIKQGPKE from the coding sequence ATGGCAAGCATTGATTTATCATTAGCAGATTGGTCGAGGGCGCAATTTGCGTTAACAGCCATTTATCACTGGTTGTTTGTTCCGTTAACACTTGGTTTATCAGTGATAATGGCATTAATGGAAACCATTTATATAAGAACAAAAAATCCCGAATGGAAAAGAATCACAAAATTCTGGATGTCTTTATTTACTGTAAATTTTGCAATTGGTATAGCAACAGGATTGATTTTAGAATTTGAATTCGGCACAAACTGGTCAAATTTTGCATGGTTCGTCGGAGATATTTTTGGTGCGCCATTGGCAATTGAAGGATTAGCAGCGTTTTTCCTTGAAGCTACTTTTTTTGTGGTAATGTTTTTCGGCTGGAATAAAGTTAGCAGAAAATTCCACTTGCTTTCAACATGGCTTGTTGCAATTGGTTCAAATTTATCTGCATTCTGGATTTTAGTTGCAAATGCCTGGATGCAATATCCTGTCGGCACAAAATTCAATATGGATACAGCTCGAAATGAAATGCAAAATTTTTGGGATGTTGCATTTTCCCCTGTTGCCAATGTAAAATTTATTCATACTGTTACTTCAGCTTTTGTTCTTGCTTCGGTTTTTGTTATCGGAGTTAGCGCATGGTATTTGTTAAGAAAAAGAGAGTTTTTTTTAGCAAAAAAAAGTATTTATATAGGAGCTGTTTTCGGATTATTATCATCGCTTATACTGGCTTTTACCGGAGATAAGTCTGCACAGCACGTTGCAAAATATCAGCCGATGAAACTTGCTGCAGTTGAAGGTTTATACCATGGACAAAAAGGTGCGGGACTTGTTGCTATCGGAATTTTAAATCCTAAAAAAAGATTTGATAATAACGAAAATGAATTTTTATTCATGCTGAGATTTCCAAAATTACTTTCATTGTTGAGTTTCCATGATAAAAATTCTTTTATTCCGGGAGTGAACGATTTAATAAATGGAAATATTGAAAACAGAATTATTCCTGCAAAAGAAAAAATTATACAAGGTAAAAATGCTGTTCTTGCGTTGGCAAATTATAAATATGCTGCAAAAAAAAACGACACGGATTTAATGAGTATTTATAAAAATGAATTTTATGAAAATTATAAAAACATTGGTTATGGCTATGTTGACGAAGTAAAATATCTTGTACCAAATATTCCTTTTGTTTTTTACAGCTTTCATTTCATGGTTTATTTGGGAGTTTACTTTATGCTCTTTTTTGCATTTATAATTTATCTGTCATACAAGAAAAATTTCGAAAAGCAAAAGTTGCTTTTACGAGTTGCTGTTTGGTCAATACCTTTGGCATATATTGCATCAATGCTTGGCTGGCTCGTTGCTGAAGTTGGTCGGCAGCCATGGGTGATTCAGGATATAATGACTACGAATGCTGCAACTTCAAATATACCGGTAAAATCGGTGCAAATAACTTTTGTGATTTTTGCAATTATTTTTACAATATTATTTATAGCAAATATTAAAATTTTAACGAATTTGATAAAACAAGGACCAAAAGAATAA